In the Grimontia kaedaensis genome, one interval contains:
- a CDS encoding DUF1145 domain-containing protein — translation MKALILLAKAAIGFVWFVLFANIVHPFPGVAAMALYIMTAFLFCMHGLQMLIFIGAFGDKINMTKWEKWSILFFGIFALLDIRRKYMVGDNVKE, via the coding sequence ATGAAAGCACTCATCCTGTTAGCAAAAGCGGCCATCGGCTTTGTCTGGTTTGTTCTGTTCGCCAATATCGTGCATCCGTTTCCGGGGGTGGCAGCGATGGCGTTATACATCATGACCGCTTTCCTGTTCTGTATGCACGGCCTGCAAATGCTGATCTTCATCGGTGCCTTCGGCGACAAGATCAATATGACGAAATGGGAGAAGTGGTCGATCCTATTTTTCGGGATCTTTGCCCTGCTCGATATTCGCCGCAAGTACATGGTTGGCGACAACGTGAAAGAATAA